A genomic window from Streptomyces broussonetiae includes:
- a CDS encoding transposase, which translates to MQPRLRTEQQTPEWKARYAIRSGVVGTVNEFAHGHGMRRCRYRGPRKARIQHVLTAIAVSIERLGALPPSDEAPTPPADCLPEPPRPARDSPAEVLANPGQLTSAPPRSPTVRMGRHRSRV; encoded by the coding sequence ATCCAACCGCGCCTCCGCACCGAGCAACAGACGCCCGAGTGGAAGGCTCGCTACGCAATCCGCTCCGGAGTGGTGGGAACCGTCAACGAGTTCGCCCACGGACACGGCATGCGACGCTGCCGCTACCGAGGCCCGAGAAAGGCCCGCATCCAGCACGTCCTGACGGCCATCGCCGTCAGCATCGAGCGCCTCGGCGCACTGCCGCCAAGCGACGAAGCACCCACGCCGCCGGCCGACTGCCTTCCAGAACCACCTCGACCAGCGCGAGATAGCCCGGCCGAAGTCCTGGCGAACCCTGGGCAGCTGACCTCGGCACCTCCAAGATCCCCGACTGTGAGGATGGGGCGGCACCGCTCGAGGGTCTGA
- a CDS encoding IS256 family transposase: protein MALSQSDLLRLLESLRSADGLELVRSVAERMLQELIEAEASARIGAEWNEHTDTRTALRNGHRDKTLTTQAGDLDLGIPKLRSGSFFPSLLERRRRIDQALFAVVMEAYVHGVSTRSVDELVKALGADSGISKSEVSRICADLDTQLTAFRTRSLDHVRFPYMYLDATYCKARVAHQIVSRAVVIATGITEDGGREVLGVMVGDSETEVFWTQFLRSLRERGLNGVRLVLGDHHSGLVKAIRKVIIGAAYQRCRVHFLRNVFGVIPKDAAEMVAATIRTIFAQPDQAAVRRQLDTVADMLGAQFPQVKQMLLEAKDDLTAFAAFPERHWKKIQSTNPLERVNREIKRRIDVVQVFPNDDALLRLVTAVLFEMHDEWIAFPRRYLPEGSMDQIYPAELPESAPELPNTTNTTAD from the coding sequence GTGGCCCTGTCTCAGTCTGACCTACTCCGCCTGCTGGAGTCACTACGTTCGGCGGACGGGCTCGAACTCGTCCGTTCGGTGGCCGAGCGGATGCTCCAGGAATTGATCGAGGCCGAGGCGAGCGCGAGGATCGGCGCGGAGTGGAACGAACACACCGACACCCGCACCGCGCTGCGCAACGGGCACCGGGACAAGACACTGACCACGCAGGCCGGCGACCTGGACCTGGGCATACCCAAGCTGCGCTCGGGCAGCTTCTTCCCCAGCCTGCTGGAGCGCCGCCGGCGCATCGACCAGGCCCTGTTCGCCGTCGTGATGGAGGCGTACGTCCACGGGGTGTCCACCCGCTCGGTCGACGAGCTGGTCAAGGCCCTCGGTGCGGACAGCGGGATCTCCAAGAGCGAGGTCTCGCGGATCTGTGCCGACCTGGACACCCAGCTGACCGCGTTCCGCACCCGGTCGCTGGACCATGTCCGCTTCCCCTACATGTATCTGGATGCGACGTACTGCAAGGCCAGGGTCGCCCACCAGATCGTCTCCCGGGCCGTGGTGATCGCCACCGGTATCACCGAGGACGGCGGCCGCGAGGTGCTGGGAGTGATGGTCGGCGACAGCGAGACCGAGGTGTTCTGGACCCAGTTCCTTCGCTCCTTGCGCGAACGCGGCCTGAACGGGGTCCGGCTCGTGCTCGGCGACCACCACTCGGGCCTGGTCAAGGCGATCCGCAAGGTGATCATCGGTGCGGCCTACCAGCGGTGCAGGGTGCACTTCCTGCGCAACGTCTTCGGCGTGATCCCCAAGGACGCCGCCGAGATGGTCGCCGCCACCATCCGCACCATCTTCGCCCAGCCCGACCAGGCCGCCGTTCGCCGCCAGCTCGACACGGTCGCCGACATGCTCGGCGCGCAGTTCCCGCAGGTCAAACAGATGCTCCTGGAAGCCAAGGACGACCTGACGGCATTCGCAGCCTTCCCCGAACGACATTGGAAGAAGATCCAGTCCACGAACCCGCTGGAGCGGGTCAACCGAGAGATCAAGCGTCGCATCGATGTCGTCCAGGTCTTCCCCAACGACGACGCGCTGCTGCGGCTGGTCACCGCCGTGCTCTTCGAGATGCACGACGAGTGGATCGCCTTCCCCCGCCGCTATCTCCCCGAGGGCAGCATGGACCAGATCTACCCCGCCGAGCTCCCCGAAAGCGCCCCCGAGCTACCCAACACCACCAACACAACCGCCGATTGA
- a CDS encoding alpha/beta fold hydrolase translates to MTTNWLEEVTEKLIPTSLGLINVRVGGRFDGPAMVCWPSLMMDGTMWQYQYEHFAPTYRLVLVDSPGHGKSDALRKIIDLKECADALVEILDALDIDKCVLVGNSWGGMLAGVFPAYYPQRTTAAIGINCTASLPTMFESMWATGLATFLSLHAKMPLLAAKAARAAFAGPTAEATNPDFLEFTNFVLNDDPKSVAWALRSILIGRKDEHRRLNTISNVPVLIIAGEEDSQFPVHVVRKMADAIEGSTFCVLQHTAHLAARENPDGVNAEIDAFLAAPPAAP, encoded by the coding sequence ATGACCACGAACTGGCTCGAAGAGGTCACCGAGAAGCTGATCCCCACCTCGCTGGGGCTGATCAACGTCCGCGTCGGCGGCCGTTTCGACGGCCCCGCCATGGTGTGCTGGCCAAGCCTGATGATGGACGGCACCATGTGGCAGTACCAGTACGAGCACTTCGCCCCGACCTACCGTCTGGTGCTCGTCGACAGCCCCGGACACGGCAAGTCCGACGCGCTGCGCAAGATCATTGATCTCAAGGAGTGCGCCGACGCACTCGTCGAGATCCTCGACGCACTCGACATCGACAAGTGCGTTCTGGTGGGCAACAGTTGGGGCGGCATGCTTGCCGGGGTCTTCCCGGCGTACTACCCGCAGCGGACCACCGCGGCGATCGGGATCAACTGCACCGCCTCACTTCCCACGATGTTCGAGAGCATGTGGGCCACCGGGCTGGCCACGTTCCTCTCGCTGCACGCGAAGATGCCCCTGCTGGCCGCCAAGGCCGCCCGCGCCGCGTTCGCCGGCCCTACCGCCGAAGCCACCAACCCGGATTTCCTGGAGTTCACGAACTTCGTCCTCAACGACGATCCGAAGTCCGTGGCCTGGGCCCTGCGCAGCATCCTGATCGGCCGCAAGGACGAGCACCGCCGTCTGAACACCATCAGCAACGTGCCCGTCCTGATCATCGCCGGTGAGGAGGACAGTCAGTTCCCCGTGCACGTGGTACGGAAAATGGCCGACGCCATAGAGGGGAGCACCTTCTGTGTGCTGCAGCACACGGCCCACCTCGCCGCCCGCGAGAACCCCGACGGCGTCAACGCCGAGATCGACGCATTCCTCGCCGCCCCGCCCGCCGCGCCCTGA
- a CDS encoding transposase domain-containing protein: MYAPGHLGELTEIIDPELVDAVLEDTGVRTQRVRLLPARVVVYFVLALAFFERSSYQAVWAKLTAGLGSVPVARPCPSSLARARRRLGSGPLRHLFSILAGPVADHRPSCAFEQGLRLVAVDGTTLSAPDEEAVTWHDGRHAW; this comes from the coding sequence GTGTACGCGCCTGGCCATCTCGGCGAGTTGACCGAGATCATCGACCCCGAGTTGGTCGACGCGGTCCTGGAGGACACCGGTGTCCGCACACAGCGGGTACGACTGCTCCCGGCGCGCGTCGTGGTGTACTTCGTGCTGGCCCTCGCCTTCTTCGAGCGATCCTCCTACCAGGCGGTATGGGCCAAGCTCACGGCGGGACTGGGCAGCGTGCCCGTGGCCCGCCCGTGCCCCTCGTCGCTGGCACGTGCCCGGCGCCGACTGGGAAGCGGACCCCTGCGCCACCTGTTCTCGATCCTGGCCGGACCAGTGGCCGACCACCGCCCGTCCTGCGCCTTCGAGCAGGGCCTGCGCCTGGTCGCCGTGGACGGCACCACACTGTCCGCTCCCGACGAGGAAGCGGTGACCTGGCATGACGGTAGGCACGCTTGGTGA
- a CDS encoding LGFP repeat-containing protein, with product MKRPWTHKMSKALAVAATAACLTLGLQATPASADSVCGKEVGGAILTKYNELGGEGGVLGCPTSGELTTPDGRGRYNTFDHGSIYWTATTGAHPVWGAIRDKWGAIGWEAGKLGYPVDDELTNPDGQGKRQQFEGGTVYWHPTRSNGAHPVWGRIGERWGQAQWEAGRYGYPISDEVQVPGAKGLSQMFEHGPIAWSPEETPNPQYAQARDLYLTPVSSTRDGGRQEAANLLPLGGDRGIVVVRGYIATDNNPVNDVIGNHRQWSTDPAAESKVTVAWDTESGRVGVYVEHSCVHAPGTSLDGCRDAKPLVRTQHAEVVQDDQTPQNEYWVVPTSGGGIKVSISAVNSFVDVPGYQYGDLGRINATFSISPHAYDDNNKAYTGFDVWTQKDKFPSWEVLRYPRLLDSASAPQAKWQGAVWQTHVSDLSAPQHTCSRYNPDSSDATLNCTG from the coding sequence ATGAAGCGACCCTGGACCCACAAGATGTCCAAGGCCTTAGCCGTCGCTGCCACTGCTGCCTGCCTCACACTCGGCCTCCAGGCCACCCCAGCGTCTGCGGATTCGGTCTGCGGGAAGGAAGTCGGCGGCGCCATCCTCACGAAGTACAACGAACTGGGAGGCGAAGGCGGCGTCCTCGGGTGCCCCACATCCGGCGAGCTGACCACCCCGGACGGCCGCGGCCGGTACAACACCTTCGACCACGGCTCGATCTACTGGACCGCCACCACCGGCGCCCACCCCGTCTGGGGCGCCATCCGCGACAAGTGGGGGGCGATCGGCTGGGAAGCAGGCAAGCTCGGCTACCCCGTCGACGATGAACTGACGAACCCCGACGGGCAGGGCAAGCGCCAGCAGTTCGAGGGGGGCACCGTGTACTGGCACCCCACCCGCTCCAACGGCGCCCACCCCGTCTGGGGTCGCATCGGCGAGCGCTGGGGGCAGGCCCAGTGGGAGGCCGGACGCTACGGCTATCCCATCAGCGACGAAGTCCAGGTTCCGGGTGCCAAGGGCCTCAGCCAGATGTTCGAGCACGGCCCCATCGCATGGTCTCCCGAGGAGACCCCCAATCCGCAGTACGCACAGGCGCGCGACCTGTACCTGACCCCGGTCAGCAGTACGCGTGACGGTGGTCGGCAAGAGGCCGCAAACCTGCTGCCCCTGGGAGGCGACCGGGGAATCGTCGTCGTACGCGGCTACATCGCCACCGACAACAATCCGGTGAACGACGTCATCGGCAACCACCGGCAATGGAGCACCGATCCGGCCGCGGAATCCAAGGTGACCGTTGCCTGGGACACCGAATCGGGCCGCGTCGGCGTTTACGTCGAACACTCTTGTGTCCACGCGCCCGGCACCAGCCTCGACGGATGCCGCGACGCCAAGCCCCTGGTCCGCACCCAGCACGCCGAAGTCGTCCAGGACGACCAGACCCCCCAGAACGAATACTGGGTCGTGCCCACCTCCGGCGGGGGCATCAAGGTCTCGATCTCGGCGGTCAACTCCTTTGTGGACGTGCCGGGTTACCAGTATGGAGACCTTGGCCGCATCAACGCCACGTTCTCCATCTCGCCGCACGCCTACGACGACAACAACAAGGCGTACACCGGCTTCGACGTGTGGACGCAGAAGGACAAGTTCCCGTCCTGGGAAGTCCTGCGTTACCCCCGTCTCCTCGATAGCGCCAGTGCCCCGCAGGCCAAATGGCAGGGTGCCGTCTGGCAGACCCACGTCAGCGACCTGTCGGCGCCCCAGCACACATGCAGTCGCTACAACCCGGACAGCTCGGACGCGACGCTGAACTGCACCGGGTGA
- a CDS encoding nuclear transport factor 2-like protein, whose protein sequence is MADIAQATAVPGWVLKFMDAIDTLEFGEGFAPLTEDTDMFFGAAHIHGVEAIKEFFVKIDAPLNITHEAVEFWTAGDGVRLLHGEATMAKKSQPDQVVRAPFMHIFHLDQEEPVRIRTLRITAGPLETDAVM, encoded by the coding sequence ATGGCAGACATAGCACAAGCGACGGCCGTGCCCGGCTGGGTCCTGAAGTTCATGGACGCCATAGACACCCTGGAGTTCGGTGAGGGCTTCGCGCCCCTGACCGAGGACACGGACATGTTCTTCGGCGCCGCGCACATCCACGGCGTCGAGGCCATCAAGGAATTCTTCGTCAAGATCGACGCACCACTGAACATCACCCACGAGGCCGTGGAGTTCTGGACCGCGGGCGACGGAGTTCGCCTGCTGCACGGCGAAGCGACCATGGCCAAGAAGTCCCAACCTGACCAGGTGGTGCGCGCCCCGTTCATGCACATCTTCCACCTCGACCAGGAAGAGCCGGTTCGCATCCGGACACTGCGCATCACCGCCGGGCCGCTGGAAACAGACGCGGTGATGTGA
- a CDS encoding CocE/NonD family hydrolase, whose protein sequence is MPSRTPDAVARPGWIPPAGKPPLSSRMMRATWRGLPAKRHEAGWEPGLSVPAADGSPLITDHYFPRTQGDFPTLLVRSPYGRGLPWSPQYGLLFAEQGFHVILQSCRGTGGSGGMFDLWHNEAADAQATVAWLREQPWFNGTLGTVGPSYLGYVQWALALDPPPELKAMVVQVGLHDPYAFFHADGALRLENALAVGVGMNYQHQGMAPFLKATLRLQRRLRDITTAQPLRGAYVSAFGSELPWLDDVMTHPDAKDAYWHGASLAESAQRLRVPTALITGWHDVLADQTFEQYDRLRQAGCETALLVGPWTHTSALQQGWPEVFAESLAWLRAHLYADPSGLRPTAVRVHVGGENAWRDLDDWPPAAAATSWYPVPGGHLTQQAPTDSAPVTAFRYDPADPTPSLGGPLLSRTAGPRNNATLEARDDVLTFTGPPLTEPMDILGPVSARLSISTDTGHADAFTRLCDVDPQGRSVNICDGFSRLRTAGQAPSQVTVPMSSIAHRFPVGHRMRWQISAGAHPRYARNPGTGESPVDATTFTPVRITLHADSALVLPSSSGLA, encoded by the coding sequence ATGCCATCACGCACGCCCGACGCCGTAGCCAGACCGGGCTGGATACCACCCGCCGGAAAACCGCCGCTGTCCTCCCGCATGATGAGGGCGACCTGGCGAGGTCTGCCGGCGAAACGGCACGAGGCCGGGTGGGAGCCGGGACTGTCGGTGCCGGCCGCCGACGGCAGCCCGTTGATCACTGACCACTACTTCCCGCGCACCCAGGGCGACTTCCCCACCCTCCTGGTCCGCTCGCCCTATGGCCGAGGCCTGCCGTGGTCACCCCAGTACGGCCTGCTCTTCGCCGAACAGGGCTTCCACGTGATCCTGCAGAGCTGCCGCGGCACCGGAGGTTCCGGCGGCATGTTCGATCTGTGGCACAACGAGGCCGCCGACGCCCAGGCCACGGTGGCCTGGCTGCGCGAGCAACCCTGGTTCAACGGAACACTGGGGACCGTCGGCCCCAGTTACCTGGGCTACGTGCAATGGGCCCTCGCTTTGGACCCACCGCCAGAACTGAAGGCAATGGTGGTGCAAGTAGGGCTGCACGATCCCTACGCCTTCTTCCACGCAGACGGTGCGCTTCGCCTGGAGAACGCCCTCGCCGTGGGCGTGGGCATGAACTACCAGCACCAGGGCATGGCACCGTTCCTCAAGGCGACGCTGCGCCTGCAGCGCCGCCTGCGCGACATCACCACCGCGCAACCCCTGCGTGGGGCGTACGTGTCAGCCTTCGGCAGCGAACTGCCCTGGTTGGACGACGTGATGACACACCCGGACGCCAAGGACGCCTACTGGCACGGCGCGTCGTTGGCGGAGTCGGCGCAGCGGCTCCGCGTGCCCACGGCGCTGATCACCGGATGGCACGACGTACTGGCCGACCAGACCTTCGAGCAGTACGACCGGCTACGCCAGGCCGGATGTGAGACTGCCCTGCTCGTCGGTCCCTGGACCCACACCTCCGCTCTGCAGCAAGGATGGCCCGAGGTATTCGCCGAGAGCCTCGCGTGGCTGCGCGCCCACCTGTACGCCGATCCCTCCGGCCTGCGTCCCACCGCGGTGCGCGTGCACGTCGGTGGCGAGAACGCGTGGCGGGACCTCGACGACTGGCCGCCAGCCGCGGCTGCCACCTCGTGGTACCCCGTCCCCGGCGGGCATCTCACCCAGCAGGCCCCCACGGACTCCGCACCCGTGACGGCGTTCCGCTACGACCCGGCCGACCCCACCCCCTCCCTCGGCGGCCCACTCCTCTCCCGCACCGCCGGGCCCCGGAACAACGCCACCCTGGAGGCCCGAGACGACGTCCTGACATTCACCGGCCCACCACTGACCGAGCCCATGGACATCCTGGGCCCAGTCTCCGCACGGCTGAGCATCTCCACGGACACCGGACACGCCGATGCCTTCACCCGCCTGTGCGACGTGGACCCGCAAGGCCGCTCCGTCAACATCTGTGACGGGTTCAGCCGACTCCGAACGGCTGGACAGGCGCCCTCACAGGTCACCGTGCCGATGAGCTCCATCGCCCACCGCTTCCCCGTCGGCCACCGCATGCGCTGGCAGATCAGCGCAGGCGCCCACCCACGCTACGCCCGCAATCCCGGCACCGGTGAGTCGCCGGTAGACGCCACCACCTTCACACCGGTGCGCATCACGCTCCACGCGGACTCGGCATTGGTACTTCCCAGCAGCTCTGGGCTCGCGTAA
- a CDS encoding class I SAM-dependent methyltransferase: MAGVITASRVSTPTTCGASVRSKSSTLIHVPDEAVPTVFGHFRRVLRPGGPLLLGFHVGDGSRLKTQGYGGHPMNVHVHRRQPDRAAAWLRDAGFTVEAQMLIDPDESVLGAVLFARRQS, translated from the coding sequence GTGGCTGGTGTGATCACGGCGTCGCGGGTGAGCACGCCGACGACCTGCGGCGCGAGCGTGCGCAGCAAGTCGTCGACGTTGATTCATGTCCCCGACGAAGCAGTGCCTACGGTCTTCGGCCACTTCCGGCGCGTGTTGCGTCCCGGCGGACCACTGTTGCTCGGCTTTCACGTCGGCGACGGGTCGAGGCTGAAGACGCAGGGCTACGGCGGCCACCCGATGAACGTCCACGTTCACCGCCGCCAGCCTGACCGAGCGGCCGCCTGGCTACGCGATGCCGGGTTCACCGTCGAGGCCCAAATGCTGATCGACCCCGACGAGAGCGTTCTAGGTGCAGTCCTCTTCGCACGCCGTCAGTCCTAG
- a CDS encoding DUF7019 family protein → MYVSDNKLDMLYEQIDPALRRRINTEAKVDLKLASLTIKQADSPQATRMAKLRLVEHYIDTHHEVGTVQAPGQNYFRGSMPMQWGWLRIMNYRIDPVTVGNETRSTVPSTAFFKGRQGSDLVILAGSQHHVLGARPTEERGLFAFSSTPSIMAVIGEHISSLTELDEYWRTEERNRHSHYRTRVEAHEHGLEEAAAVRLSGPAQHLEFLAVPLLEGTVPVWGPGQDEPVHAILATPIYVAQVGPSNS, encoded by the coding sequence GTGTACGTCTCCGACAACAAGCTCGACATGCTGTACGAGCAGATCGACCCGGCTCTGCGTCGACGTATCAACACAGAGGCTAAAGTCGACCTCAAACTGGCCAGTTTGACAATAAAGCAGGCTGATTCACCCCAAGCGACTCGCATGGCGAAGTTGCGACTGGTCGAGCATTACATCGACACTCACCACGAAGTTGGCACCGTCCAGGCGCCCGGCCAGAACTACTTCCGCGGATCGATGCCCATGCAATGGGGCTGGCTCCGGATCATGAACTACAGGATCGATCCCGTTACCGTGGGAAACGAGACACGGTCCACGGTACCGAGCACGGCATTCTTCAAGGGGCGACAGGGCTCGGACCTCGTGATCCTGGCAGGCTCCCAGCACCATGTCCTGGGAGCAAGACCGACCGAGGAGCGCGGCCTGTTTGCGTTCTCGTCCACTCCCAGCATCATGGCGGTCATCGGGGAGCACATCTCCAGCCTCACGGAGCTCGATGAGTACTGGCGCACCGAAGAGAGGAATCGTCACTCGCACTATCGCACCCGAGTAGAGGCGCATGAGCACGGGCTTGAGGAAGCGGCCGCCGTTCGTCTCAGCGGACCCGCACAGCACTTGGAGTTCCTCGCTGTACCTCTCCTTGAGGGAACCGTTCCTGTCTGGGGCCCAGGACAGGACGAGCCCGTACACGCCATCCTCGCCACCCCGATCTATGTCGCGCAGGTGGGTCCTTCCAACTCCTAG
- a CDS encoding IS110 family RNA-guided transposase — MSQPIEVIGGIDTHTDFHQAAAIDTIGQHLAAEAFPTTPAGYRDLLEWLRSHGRVLVVGMEGTGSFGAELGRYLRTNQITVIEVDRPGRRARRAAGESDSIDAYAAATAVLAGRATGTPKHRDGAVEAIRGLRVVRASAVKTRTRTINQIKSLIITASAEVREALRSLTTTELVRRLAVSRPGTDLAAPATAVRLALKRLARRYRHLSEEIADADRDLRVLIARTAPGLLALTGVGTETAGQLLVTAGDNPDRLASETSFAHLCAAAPVPASSGRTDRHRLNRGGDRQANRALHTIVLVRMRHDPRTRDYVARRTLEGLKTKDIFRGLKRFVAREVYHHLTSASSGTPGPSPTA; from the coding sequence ATGTCACAGCCCATCGAAGTGATCGGCGGGATCGACACCCACACCGACTTTCACCAGGCCGCCGCCATCGACACCATCGGCCAGCACCTGGCCGCCGAGGCCTTCCCCACAACGCCTGCGGGCTACCGGGACCTGCTGGAGTGGCTGCGTTCCCACGGCCGGGTGCTGGTTGTGGGCATGGAGGGCACCGGCTCCTTCGGCGCCGAACTCGGCCGCTACCTCCGAACCAACCAGATCACCGTCATAGAGGTGGACCGACCCGGCCGTCGGGCTCGTCGGGCGGCAGGGGAGTCAGACTCCATCGACGCCTACGCCGCCGCCACCGCGGTACTCGCCGGCCGCGCCACAGGCACGCCGAAGCACCGCGATGGCGCGGTCGAGGCAATCCGCGGACTGCGCGTCGTACGCGCCAGCGCCGTCAAGACCCGCACCCGGACCATCAACCAGATCAAATCGCTGATCATCACCGCATCCGCTGAGGTCCGCGAAGCGCTCCGCTCGCTGACTACCACCGAGCTCGTCCGACGGCTGGCCGTCAGCCGTCCGGGCACCGATCTGGCTGCCCCGGCCACAGCCGTAAGACTGGCCCTCAAGCGCCTGGCCAGGCGCTACCGGCATCTGAGCGAGGAGATAGCGGACGCGGACCGCGACCTGCGCGTCCTGATCGCCCGCACCGCACCGGGCCTGCTCGCGCTGACGGGCGTCGGGACCGAGACCGCCGGGCAGTTGCTGGTCACCGCCGGGGACAACCCCGACAGGCTCGCATCCGAGACCTCCTTCGCCCACCTGTGCGCCGCCGCGCCAGTGCCAGCCTCTTCCGGGCGTACCGACCGCCACCGGCTCAACCGTGGCGGAGATCGCCAGGCCAACCGCGCGCTGCACACAATCGTGCTGGTCCGCATGCGTCACGACCCGCGCACCCGTGACTACGTCGCCCGGCGCACCCTCGAAGGACTCAAGACGAAGGACATCTTCAGGGGCCTCAAGCGCTTCGTCGCGCGCGAGGTCTACCACCACCTGACCAGCGCATCCAGCGGCACACCCGGGCCGTCTCCTACAGCTTGA
- a CDS encoding TetR/AcrR family transcriptional regulator yields the protein MSSDGKSGAESVDPEQLWLRPAEPRRGRRPSFSRETITAAAVTLADAEGLDAVTMRRVAAEVGAGVMSLYSYAPDKETLLELMVDHVSGELTVTNPPSGDWRADLKTVARLQRDHMLRHPWLPAALSTRRVPGPNTLAFLEHVLAVLRPTGLDGAAKLEVFAQITAFVAGHVAHEMAQAAVSRSPDRAAAEGRYLAAVAADGCHPELAEALAAPGRPLTPDATFTRFLNRLIDGLDTD from the coding sequence GTGTCCAGTGACGGAAAGTCCGGTGCCGAGAGCGTCGATCCCGAACAGCTCTGGCTGCGTCCCGCCGAGCCGCGCAGGGGCCGCAGGCCCTCCTTCAGCCGGGAGACGATCACCGCGGCGGCCGTCACTCTGGCGGACGCGGAAGGACTCGACGCGGTCACCATGCGGCGGGTGGCCGCCGAGGTCGGGGCGGGCGTCATGTCGCTCTACAGCTACGCCCCTGACAAGGAGACGCTGCTGGAACTGATGGTCGACCACGTCAGCGGCGAACTCACGGTCACGAACCCACCCAGCGGCGACTGGCGTGCCGATCTGAAGACCGTGGCCCGACTGCAGCGCGACCACATGCTGCGCCACCCTTGGCTACCCGCCGCCTTGTCCACCCGTCGTGTTCCGGGCCCCAACACGCTGGCCTTCCTGGAACACGTGCTCGCCGTCCTGCGGCCCACCGGGCTGGACGGTGCAGCGAAACTAGAGGTCTTCGCCCAGATCACCGCATTCGTGGCCGGGCACGTTGCCCATGAGATGGCGCAGGCCGCAGTCTCACGATCACCGGACCGGGCCGCAGCCGAGGGCCGCTACCTCGCCGCTGTCGCCGCCGACGGCTGCCATCCGGAACTCGCCGAAGCCCTTGCCGCCCCCGGACGCCCCCTCACCCCCGACGCCACCTTCACCCGGTTCCTCAACCGCCTGATCGACGGCCTCGATACTGACTGA
- the arr gene encoding NAD(+)--rifampin ADP-ribosyltransferase: MDETLDEGLFFHGTKAELRVGDHLTAGFRSNYRPEIVMNHIYFTALRDGAGLAAELAAGDGAPRVYVVEPTGEFENDPNVTDKKFPGNPTRSYRSREPLRIVGEVTDWTRQTPEALQMWRDRLAAIRLDDRAEIIN; the protein is encoded by the coding sequence ATGGACGAGACGTTGGACGAGGGACTGTTCTTTCACGGCACGAAGGCCGAGCTGCGGGTCGGAGATCACCTCACCGCCGGTTTCCGTTCCAACTACCGGCCCGAAATCGTGATGAACCATATCTACTTCACTGCGTTGCGCGACGGCGCGGGACTCGCTGCCGAACTCGCCGCCGGTGACGGGGCCCCGCGGGTGTATGTCGTCGAACCGACCGGGGAGTTCGAGAACGATCCAAACGTCACCGACAAGAAGTTCCCGGGCAATCCCACTCGCTCCTATCGCAGCAGGGAACCGCTCCGGATCGTTGGCGAGGTCACCGACTGGACGCGACAGACACCCGAAGCTCTCCAGATGTGGCGAGACCGGCTGGCCGCAATCCGTCTGGATGACCGCGCCGAAATCATCAACTGA